The bacterium genome contains the following window.
CGCGAGCAGCTCGCCCTTCTCGGCCGGGGCACGGTCGAGATCATCAGCGAGGACGCGCTGCTGGCCAAGCTCGAGCAGCGGCGGCCGCTCCGCGTGAAGCTCGGCATCGATCCGACCGCGCCCGACATCCACCTCGGGAACGCCGTAGTCTTGCAGAAGCTCCGGCAGTTCCAGGACCTCGGCCACGAGGCGATTCTCGTGATCGGGGACTTCACCGGGCTGATCGGCGATCCGTCCGGCAAGTCCGAGACGCGGCCGCAGCTCAGCCGCGAGGACGTCGAGCGGAACGCCGCCACCTACCGGGAGCAGTACAGCCGGATTCTCGACCCCGGCCGCGCGCGCCTCGTGTTCAACAGCGAGTGGCTGGCGCCGATGACGTTCGAGGACGTGATCAAGCTCGCCGGGCGCGCGACGGTGCACCGGCTGCTCGAGCGCGACGATTTCGCGAAGCGCTTCCGCGAGCATCTGCCGATCCACCTGCACGAGCTGCTCTACCCGCTCTGCCAGGCGTACGATTCGGTGGCGATTCAGGCGGACGTCGAGCTCGGCGGCACCGACCAAAAGTTCAACAACCTGATGGGCCGCGAGCTGCAGCGGGAGATGGGGCAGGAGCCCCAAGTGGTGGTGCTGACCCCGCTCCTCCCGGGACTCGACGGCGTCCAGAAGATGAGCAAGAGCCTCGGCAACGCGATCGGCATCACCGAGCCGCCGAACGAGATGTACGCGAAGGTGATGTCGCTCGCCGACGACCTGATGGTACCGTACTTCGAGTACTGCACGCTGGTGCCGCTCGAAGAGATCCGGGCGCTCGAAGCCGCGCTGCGGACCGCCACGGCGCACCCCCGGGACGTTAAGCAGCGCCTCGCGCACGCGATTACGGCGCGCCACTGGGGCGAAGCGGCCGCGGACGCCGCGGCCGCGGAGTTTACCCGGGTCTTCCGGGAGCACGAGCGGCCGGAAGAGATTCCCGAGGTCGCGCTCAAGCGGGCCCAGGCTCAGAACGGCACGATGCGGCTCTCCCATCTGCTTGTGGCGCTCCGGCTCGCGCCGTCCAACAGCGAGGCGCGCCGGCTGATCGATCAGGGGGGCGTGACGCTCGATGAAACCCGCGCCGCCAAAGACGTCGACGTGCCGGTGCGCGACGGGTTGATCGTCCGCGTCGGCCGCCGGCGGTTCGCGAAGGTGCGGCTGACCGCGTAACGTCAGCCGGGGCGGTTCACACGGGTATATAGTGCTGGCGATGTTCAATTTCAACCCCGCGGTCCTCGTGCTCGGCGGCATCTTCAGCCTGATCGGCATGGCCGCGTTTGTCTATGGACGAAAGACGAACCGAATCGGCATGATACTCGGCGGCATCGTGCTGACGGTGTTTCCGTAC
Protein-coding sequences here:
- the tyrS gene encoding tyrosine--tRNA ligase, whose translation is MNPPSPREQLALLGRGTVEIISEDALLAKLEQRRPLRVKLGIDPTAPDIHLGNAVVLQKLRQFQDLGHEAILVIGDFTGLIGDPSGKSETRPQLSREDVERNAATYREQYSRILDPGRARLVFNSEWLAPMTFEDVIKLAGRATVHRLLERDDFAKRFREHLPIHLHELLYPLCQAYDSVAIQADVELGGTDQKFNNLMGRELQREMGQEPQVVVLTPLLPGLDGVQKMSKSLGNAIGITEPPNEMYAKVMSLADDLMVPYFEYCTLVPLEEIRALEAALRTATAHPRDVKQRLAHAITARHWGEAAADAAAAEFTRVFREHERPEEIPEVALKRAQAQNGTMRLSHLLVALRLAPSNSEARRLIDQGGVTLDETRAAKDVDVPVRDGLIVRVGRRRFAKVRLTA